One segment of Anguilla anguilla isolate fAngAng1 chromosome 1, fAngAng1.pri, whole genome shotgun sequence DNA contains the following:
- the nradd gene encoding tumor necrosis factor receptor superfamily member 16 — MHWKNIALRVWTLILLVKVTLGDTCASGRFTDSGDCCKLCPAGHGVAVGCGHENTQCQACQKGLTFSASEGLSPCRPCARCPFGIPETAACGASQDTRCDCEEGFYLWREENSTACAPCSLCGPGQGVARACGPHGDTACQPCGPGTFTEERRSAKPCQRCSACQENEVEIRPCQPNSNTLCMERKLHILSRPAESDGEEASPTPRGPKFTPPEEGGNSIIPVYVSLLAAVVLGLLFYVAYKCWTSCKQKQALGKARAGELGVASEGEKLHSDSGVFLDSHSLGDGQPSKGSKRDSKLDGRLYLNVPPHRQQEVESLLKEGEGRGWRQLAAQLGYEQERADVFGRGEDPVHTLLSHWAGQEGSTLGVLCSALTRIERVDVVSVLMAPAQGSSVV; from the exons ATGCATTGGAAGAATATTGCGCTGCGAGTTTGGACTCTCATCTTACTCGTAAAG GTCACGCTGGGGGATACCTGTGCCAGTGGCCGCTTCACAGATTCGGGGGATTGCTGTAAGCTGTGCCCAGCAGGGCATGGCGTGGCAGTGGGATGCGGGcatgaaaacacacagtgcCAAGCTTGCCAGAAGG GACTGACCTTTTCTGCCTCCGAAGGCCTCTCCCCGTGCCGGCCCTGCGCCCGCTGTCCCTTCGGCATCCCCGAAACGGCGGCCTGCGGCGCGTCCCAGGACACGCGGTGCGACTGCGAGGAGGGCTTCTACCTGTGGCGCGAGGAGAACAGCACGGCCTGCGCCCCCTGCTCCCTCTGCGGGCCGGGCCAGGGCGTGGCGCGGGCCTGCGGTCCCCACGGCGACACCGCCTGCCAGCCCTGCGGCCCGGGCACCTTCACCGAGGAGCGGCGCTCCGCCAAGCCCTGCCAGCGCTGCTCCGCCTGCCAGGAGAACGAGGTGGAGATCCGGCCCTGCCAGCCCAACTCCAACACGCTCTGCATGG AGAGGAAGCTGCACATACTGTCCCGCCCTGCTGAATCTGACGGCGAAGAGGCTAGCCCTACCCCCCGAGGCCCAAAATTCACCCCCCCGGAGGAAGGAGGGAACAGCATCATCCCGGTCTACGTGTCCTTGCTAGCTGCCGTGGTGCTGGGGCTTCTGTTCTACGTCGCCTACAagtg CTGGACGTCCTGTAAGCAGAAGCAGGCTTTGGGAAAGGCGCGGGCGGGAGAACTGGGCGTGGCCTCTGAGGGAGAGAAACTGCACAGCGACAGCGGGGTGTTCCTGGACTCTCACAGCCTCGGGGACGGCCAGCCCAGCAAAG GTAGCAAGCGGGACAGCAAGCTGGACGGCCGGCTCTACCTGAACGTGCCCCCGCACAGGCAGCAGGAGGTGGAGAGTCTgctgaaggagggagaggggcggggctggaggcaGCTGGCCGCCCAGCTCGGGTACGAGCAGGAGCGGGCGGACGTGTTCGGGCGAGGCGAGGACCCCGTTCACACCCTGCTGTCCCACTGGGCGGGGCAGGAAGGGTCCACACTGGGCGTGCTCTGCTCCGCCCTGACCAGAATCGAGCGGGTGGACGTGGTCAGCGTGCTCATGGCTCCCGCCCAGGGCAGCTCTGTGGTCTGA